In the genome of Actinomycetota bacterium, the window TCGGCGCCGCCGATGATGTCATCATGCGCGCCCGAGGCGTCGAGTTCGTGGATGGTTCGGCTCCGGGTTTTGCCGCGATAGTCGGCGCCGCCCCCAGCGTTGAACAGGCCGTTTCTATGGCTCGCGACCTGCAGCAGAAGAACCTCTATACCTTTATCGCCGGCTCGACCGACGGCGTATGCTTCGCCGACCAGCTCGTCGAGGGCGGCGTGGAAATCGGTTGGGATACCCGTCTCGTCCCGTTCGACCCGCACGTCTACGGGCATATCTACTCGATTGGTTTCGCCACCAGGGCCGCTATGGCCTTCGGCGGTGTCCAGCCGGGCGATTATGAGAGAACCCTTCGTTACAACAAGAACCGCGTCTTCGCGTTCGTCGTCGCACTCGGTGAAGTCGACCCGGTCAAATACGCGGCGGCCGCCGGCGCCATCAACTATGGTTTCCCGGCAATCGCCGACACCAATATCCCGGAAATACTTCCGACCGGTGTCTGTACCTACGAGCATGTCGTCGCAAACGTGCCGTTTGAGGACATCATCCAGAAAGCAATCGAAGTTCGCGGCTTGAAGATCAAAATCGACAAGGTGCCGATTCCGGTCGCCTACGGCGCGGCCTTCGAGGGTGAGCGTATCCGTAAGGATGATCTCTACTGCGAGTTCGGCGGCTCCAAGAGCGAAGCATTCGAGCTTCTGCAGATGAAAGATATGGATGAGGTAGAGGACAACAAGATAGAGCTTGTCGGTCCCGACCTTAAAGACATGGAAGAGAAGAAGGCGTACCCGATGGCAATCGTCGTCGATGTCGCCGGCCGCAAGATGCAAAAAGACTTCGAGCCGATTCTCGAGCGCCAGATACACCATCTCATCAACGGGGCGGAGGGCGTCATGCACGTCTCTCAGCGTGATGTTATGTGGATTCGCGTCGGCAAGAAAGCCGTCGAAAAAGGCTTCGGACTCGCCGACATCGGCCGCATCCTGCACACCAAGATACTCAACGAGTTCCCGGCAATCGTCGACAAGGTCCAGGTGACAATCTACACCGAAGCCGAAAAAGTCCACGAACTGCTCGAGATAGCCCGCAAGGAGTATCACGACCGCGATGAGCGCGTCTCGGGCTTGACCGACGAGAACGTCGATACGTTCTACAGCTGCACGCTCTGCCAGTCGTTCGCCCCGACCCACCTCTGCATCATCACACCGCAGCGCCTGGGTCTGTGCGGCGCTTACAACTGGCTCGACGGCAAGGCATCCTTCGAGATCAACCCGACCGGCCCGAACCAGCCTGTCCTCAAGGGCGAGACCCTAAACGAGGAAAAAGGCGAGTGGGCGGGGATCAACGAGTATCTCGCACGCGCGTCGAACGGCGCTATCCAGAGGCTCTATGCCTACTCCATGATGGAGAACCCGATGACCTCCTGCGGTTGCTTCGAGGCCATCATCGCCCATCTGCCGCTCGTCGACGAG includes:
- the cdhC gene encoding CO dehydrogenase/CO-methylating acetyl-CoA synthase complex subunit beta, whose translation is MSKIIATSAIRGAHETVNLAEAKIKEAIDSKGANHEVAFPNTGYFLPVIYALTGEKVEKVSDMEKVLKIAKDLLPEEPSESLWLPYLGGTLDAGIATLFGAEMIMALRYIGIGDAPVTDLYVGAADDVIMRARGVEFVDGSAPGFAAIVGAAPSVEQAVSMARDLQQKNLYTFIAGSTDGVCFADQLVEGGVEIGWDTRLVPFDPHVYGHIYSIGFATRAAMAFGGVQPGDYERTLRYNKNRVFAFVVALGEVDPVKYAAAAGAINYGFPAIADTNIPEILPTGVCTYEHVVANVPFEDIIQKAIEVRGLKIKIDKVPIPVAYGAAFEGERIRKDDLYCEFGGSKSEAFELLQMKDMDEVEDNKIELVGPDLKDMEEKKAYPMAIVVDVAGRKMQKDFEPILERQIHHLINGAEGVMHVSQRDVMWIRVGKKAVEKGFGLADIGRILHTKILNEFPAIVDKVQVTIYTEAEKVHELLEIARKEYHDRDERVSGLTDENVDTFYSCTLCQSFAPTHLCIITPQRLGLCGAYNWLDGKASFEINPTGPNQPVLKGETLNEEKGEWAGINEYLARASNGAIQRLYAYSMMENPMTSCGCFEAIIAHLPLVDEDTGDVRSGFMVVNRDYAGQTPFGMTFSTMAGLVGGGLQNPGMAGVGKYFLGSPKFLSADGGFARVVWMPKELKEQLAGILEGQAERVGDPDFLNKIADETNALTMEDVMTFAKSKNHPALALDMLG